The DNA segment ATCCACTGTACCGGCCCCGCCGGCTCCGCGAGTCTCCGCTCCTGCGCAAGATGGTCCGCGAGACCGTGCTCCGCACGGACGACCTCATCTATCCGCTCTTTGCCGTTCACGGTCGTGGCGTGCGCGAGCCCATCGGCCCCATGCCGGGGCAATTCCGCCTATCCATAGACGAGCTGCTCAAGGAGTGTAAGGACGCCGCGTCCATGGGCATCCCCGCGGTGCTGCTTTTCGGCCTGCCGGCGGAGAAGGACCCGCGCGGCGGCGAGGCGTACGCGGAGGACGGCATCGTCCAGCAGGCCGTGCGCGCGGTGAAGGAGACCATCCCCGATCTCCTCGTCGTGACCGATGTCTGCCTCTGCGAGTACACGAGCCACGGCCACTGCGGCGTCGTCGAGGACGGCAGGGTCAAGAACGACCCGACGCTCGATCTTCTCGCGCGCACGGCGGTGTCTCACGTCGAGGCGGGCGCCGACATGGTGGCGCCGTCCGACATGATGGACGGGCGCGTGGCGGCCATCCGCGAGGCCCTCGACGAGTCGGGCTACCAGGAGACGCCGATCATGGCCTACTCGGCCAAGTACGCCTCGGCGTTCTACGGGCCGTTTCGGGAGGCGGCGGACTCGACGCCGCAGTTCGGCGATCGGCGCTCCTACCAGATGGATCCCGCGAACTCGGTCGAGGCGATGCGCGAGGTCGCGCTCGACATTGACGAGGGCGC comes from the Candidatus Rokuibacteriota bacterium genome and includes:
- the hemB gene encoding porphobilinogen synthase, which encodes MPYPLYRPRRLRESPLLRKMVRETVLRTDDLIYPLFAVHGRGVREPIGPMPGQFRLSIDELLKECKDAASMGIPAVLLFGLPAEKDPRGGEAYAEDGIVQQAVRAVKETIPDLLVVTDVCLCEYTSHGHCGVVEDGRVKNDPTLDLLARTAVSHVEAGADMVAPSDMMDGRVAAIREALDESGYQETPIMAYSAKYASAFYGPFREAADSTPQFGDRRSYQMDPANSVEAMREVALDIDEGADIVMVKPALPYLDVIARVKNEFGLPVAAYSVSGEYAMLRAAGQLGWLDEEAAMMEALTGIRRAGADIVITYFAKEAARILERGRR